In Verrucomicrobiota bacterium, the sequence GCACGCGTTGGCGGAGGCCCACGAGACTGTTGAACACCATCCACGCCCAGCCCAGCATCCAGGCCAGGATGAAGCCGCTCCCGATCAGCACGTACCCCAAAAGGCGCGCGCCGGGATCGAATCCGGACTCGGCATCGCGGATCACAAATCCGGCAATCGCCAACGCCATGCCGAAAAATCCCCACAACCAGTAAGCCCAGGCGAAGCCGCGGCTGACTTGCTCCTCGGTGCACACGGAGATGAGGAACATCGGCGCGGCCTTGTCGTGAGCGATTTCGGGCGCCACGACGTCCTTGCGTTCCCGCGATTGCCCCATCACGTAAAGCGGCGCGTGCAACGGAATAGCCGTCTCCGTGAACCGTCTCGTGAAGGTGGAGTTCATGATCGCCCCCGGCGGTCCCTTGGCGTAGTAAAGCGGATCCCCGGCGCCGCACGTCCGCGCAAAAATTTGCTGCGCCTCGATTTCGGCGCCATCCGGGCGCACCAGAATGGCTCCCAGATCGTCCTTAAGGTAGAACGGAATTGTTTCCCCGCCGTTCGCCACCGTCGTCCAGCCGGTCTCCACGCGGGTGCGGGTGCGGGTGCGGCCATCCTTGTCGGTGTAGGTCTCCGTGACCGTCCGCCTCCAATGCTCCTCCACGCTCCAGGAATAATGCGCGCATTTGCGCTCCGCCAGGAAACTCATCAACGGCTGCCCCGTCTCCGCCGTGCCTTTCAATTCGACCAAACCGATAAACACGCCCGTCGTCTTGGACGTGGGTGTATCATCGACGAGCCGTTTGCGTTTGCCCGATCGCAGCGAGCCGAAGATGCAAAGCGCGCCCAGCACCAGGCCGATCCACGGGATAAAAGGTGCAAAGTCGGACATCCGCGGGTCAGAACTGGACCTGGGGCGCTTCGCGTTGCTCGGCGGGTGTCTCGAAGAGCGGTTCTTCTTTGAAGCCCATCATCCCGGCGACCACCACGTTCGGGAACACCTGGATGTCCGTGTTGTAGCGCGTGACGGCATCATTGTAAGTCTGACGCGAGAGGGCGATGCGGTCTTCGGTCGAGGTCAGTTCTCCCTGCAATTGGAGGAAGTTCGTGTTGGCCTTCAATTCGGGATAGGCCTCGGCCACCATGAGCAGTTTTCCCAGCGCCGCGGTCAGTTCGCCTTCGGCTTTGATCTTGTCCGCGGGCAGCGTGGCGCTGGTGGCTTTGGCGCGGGCGTTGACAACGCGCTCGAATGTGTCCTTCTCGTGCGCGGCGTAGCCTTTGACCGTGTTGACGAGATTCGGGATGAGATCGTGGCGGCGCTTGAGTTGGACATCAATCTGCGCCCACGCGTTTTTCACGGCTTGCCGCAGCCGCACCAGGCCGTTGTAGATGCCGACCAGCCAAAGCACAACGAGAAGCGCGAGGCCGAGGAGAATACCGAGAACGATGAGCAATGGTGTCATGAATCGCAGTGTAACCCGCGATCACTCCGCGAAAACTACAAAGTGGGGGGTGGATTGGAGACGGTAGCGGAAAAGTCCTTGTCTTTCCCGGAAGCGCCAGCGTAGCTTTCCCACACTATGAAGGTTGAGTTTTACGGTCACGTCCGGCAATACCGCAATATCCAGAAGGAAATTGACGGCAACATCCAGAAAGTGCTGCTCAGCGGCCAATACGTCATGGGCCCGATGCTCAAGCAATTCGAATCCGAGCTGGCGGCTTATCACGGCATGAAACACGCCATCGGCGTCGGCAACGGCACCGATGCCATCTGGCTGGTCCTCATGGCGCTCGGCATTGGGCCGGGCGACGAAGTGATCACGCACCCGAATACGTTTTTCGCCACGGCGGAGGCCATCTGGATCGCAGGCGCGACCGCGGTGTTCGTCGATTGCGATCCGAAGACGAAGTGCATTGATCCCACGAAGATCGAAGCGGCCATCACGCCCAAGACCAAAGCCATCGTCCCCGTCCATCTCTACGGGCAGTGCGCCGACATGCCCGCGATCAAGAAAATCGCGGACAAACACAAGCTGCATCTGATCGAAGACAATGCTCAGGCTATTGGCGCGAGCGGGCCCGGATTCAAGATCGGCCACTTGAGCGACGCGGCGGCGACGAGCTTTATCATCCAGAAAAATCTCGGCTGCTTCGGAGACGGCGGCGCCGTGGTGACCAACAATTCGCAGATCGACGAGCGCGTTCGCAAGCTGCGCAACCACGGCTCGAACGCCCGCAACGTCCACAGCTTCGGATTCAACAGCCGGCTGGACGACTTGCAAGCGGGCGTGCTCAGCGCGAAACTCAAGTGCATCGATTCTTGGAATGATCTGCGCCGCCAATGGTCAGCGCGTTATACCGCGGGCTTGAAAGGTTGCCGCCATTTCGATCTGCCCGTCGAACTGCCCGGTTACCGGCACATTTACCACCTCTACATCATCGAAACCAAGAAGCCCGAACAGCGCGACCCGCTGCTGAAATTCCTGAACGACGCCGGCATCGACGCCAAGACACATTACTCGATCGCGATTCACCAGCAGGCCGGTTATCCCTGGGGCAAAGGCGCGCGCATTGCCGGCTCCGTGGCCAACGCCGAACGCAACGCCGCTTCGTGCATCAGCCTTCCGATGTATCCCGAACTGACCGCCGAGGAAGTCGATTGCGTCGTCGCCAAAGTGAAGGAATGGGACAAGGCGCAGGGTTAGATGACGAATGACGACTCCGCCCCCAATGGTTCGGCCGGTGCGTTTGGCGCCTCCGCATCGCTTCACCCGTGAGGACTATCACGCGATTGCCGAGGCCGGAATCCTGGGAGAAGACGATCGCGTTGAACTCATCGCCGGGGAAATCACTACCCAAATGCCTATTGGAACTGTGCACGCGGGCACCGTCAAACGACTCAACCAGCTTTTTACGCACTTGGCCAGAGGTCGCTGCATTGTGTCCGTGCAGGATCCGGTTGCCCTTGATCCATTCAGCGAGCCTCAACCAGACCTCGCCTTGCTCCGTCCGCGCCCGGACTTTTGCGCGAACGCGCACCCGGAACCCGGAGACGTTCTGTTGATCGTGGAGGTGGCGGACACCACTCTCGCTTTTGATCGAGAAGAGAAAATCCCGCTTTATGCTGCGGTGGGCATTCCGGAAGTGTGGCTGGTTGATTTGTCCGACAAGTCGGTCCATGTCTTTCGCCTGCCGGTGCAGGGTGCTTACACGGAAATGACGCGCCATCGAGCCGGTGCGAGCATTGCGATCCAGGGTCTGCCTGACGCCTCGTTGGCCGTGAGCGACTTAGCCCTGTAAGACCCGCGATTACTCTCTAACTGTATGAACGCAGAGTCGAGACGTTCCCCAAAATGGCTGCTTGAGGACGGAGGCCTCCCGGCCTCCGTTGCTTCTGGTTCAACTCCTCGATTACACCATGAACAAATACACGGTCCTTGTGGCCGGCGTGGGCAAGCGCGGCTTGCACCACGCCACATATTTCAAGGCGAATCCGCGCTTCGAACTCGCCGGCATTTCGAGCCGTGATTCCGCCCGTTTGCAGGGTGCGCTCGGAAAGCTGGGGAATGTTCCAGGCAGCGGCGACGCCCGCGCACTCGCGCTTTCCCTGAAGCCGGACGTTTTCTGCTTTTGCACCCCGCCGAGCGTGCGCCTCGATTTGATCAAACTCGGCATTGAGTGCGGCGCCAGGCTGATCGCGTTTGAAAAACCGGTCGCGCTCACCAGCGCCGAATTGTTCGCGATTCGCGATCTGGTTCGGAAGGCCGGAGTCAAAGCGGTGGTCAGCCACCAGCACCGTTACGGCGTCCATTACCGCAAGGTCAAAGAGATCGCCGCCAGCGGCGCGCTGGGGCGTGTCCACACCGTCTATGGGACCGCGACCGGTTGGATGACCCACATGCTTTCGCATCTGATCGACTACACGTGCTGGTTCAACAATGACACGCCCGGCGCGTGGGTGATGTCCCAGGCCGCAGGCCGCCACAAATTCACGGACAACCATCCGTCGCCGGATTATCTCGGAGGTTTTGTCCAATTCGCCAACGGTGTGCGCGGCATTTACGAAGTCGGCGCCGGGGCGCCCGACCAACCAGAGGTGGCGAAGTGGTGGGGCAAGAACCGCCTCGGCGCACAAGGCACCGAAGGGTTCGCGGAAGTTCTCACCAACGGCGGTTGGCGCGCGGTGACCCAACGCGGCGGCCATCAAAGCGGCGAAGGCGCGATGAATTACGACCTCGACATGCCGCCTTACATTCAGGAGATGGCCGATTGGCTTGACGACGAGAAGAAGGTTCATCCCTGCAATTTCGAGCATGCCTGCCTGGGCGCCGAAATCATGCTCGCGCTCCAACGCAGCGCTGCTGAAGGCGGCCAGGTCGCCCTCCCGCTCACGACTGGAATGGACGAGCAAGCGCTCCTCAAGGCGAAACTCGCCGACTGCCCTGTGCTCGCGTCATGCGAGCAGAATCGGAAGGAATTCGGACTGATCTGAACAGGTCAGGAAACAACATGGAGGGGATCGAGAATGTCGATATCGCCGTCCTTGTCCACGACCGCGAGGTCGTATTTGCCAATGGCGATAAACTCTGGGTGAGGCACGGCGTATTCGGGACCATCTGACGTTCTCAGGACGAAAGGCCGAAATCCACCTTTCACGCGCCTTCGGATTTTCTCCAGGTTCATGTGCAACGGTTAAATCGCCAGCGCCACAAGTCAGGACCAGTTAGTCTGGCTTTATCCGACGCCGTCCTCCGCATCTAATTTCTTTCTGTCGAATCCTCTCCTCTCCTGATTAACTCCGCGCCGTGGAAGTCATTATTCGACCTGACGCCGATGCGGCAGCCGAGTTAGTGGCACGGCTGATCGCCAAGGAACTGGGCGCGAACCCGCATTTGGTGCTGGGCCTGGCCACGGGCCGGACGATGGAATCGGTCTATTCCAAATTGGTCCGCATCCATCGGGAAACGAAACTGGATTTCTCACTTTGCTCCACGTTCAACCTCGACGAATACGTCGGCCTCGCGCCGGACGATCCGCATTCGTATCGGCATTACATGAACGAACGGCTGTTTCGCCTTGTAAACGTCGATCCGCGGAACACACACCTGCCGAACGGCCAGGCGCCCGATCTCGACGCCGAATGCCGCAATTATGAGGCTGCAATTGCCAAGTTCGGCAGGATCGATCTCCAACTGCTCGGCATCGGCCAGGCCGGGCATATCGGCTTCAACGAACCGCTCTCCGCGTTGCGGTCCCGCACGCGCGTGAAGGCGCTCACGCCGGCCACGATCGAGCAAAACGCAGCGTTCTTCGGTTCCGAAGACCAGGTGCCGCGCCGCGCCATCACGATGGGCGTGGGCACGATTCTGGACGCGCGCCGCTGTGTCTTGCTCGCCACCGGCAGCGACAAGGCCTACATCGTCGCCAAAGCCGTGGAAGGCTCGATCACGGCCATGATCTCCGCGACGGCGCTTCAGTTGCATCCGCGCTGCACGGTCGTCGTGGATGAGGCGGCGGCCGGTCAACTCCAGGGCGCCGAGTACTATCGCTGGATATTCGACAACGAACCCGAGTGGTCGGAATTTCGGTAAACGTAGGGCAGGCATCCTGCCTGCCCCGAAAAGTCGGATGCCGGTGGTCACTTTTCGTTACGGCCCGAATTCCAAAACGGAACGGACACGTGGCTTCGGCGCCTGCCAGCCCCAACCCGCCTGATGTTCTATGGTGTGCCGAACGGGCCGAAGGCCGTTTACACCTTTAGAGGAGATGTGATAATTTGCTCCGCATGAAGGCCAGCGAGTTGCCAGCCGTTGATCCAAACATCTTGGGCGGCACACCGGTCTTCAAAGGGACCCGCGTCCCCGTGAAGACCTTGTTCGAGTATCTGGGGAACAATTACAGCTTTCGTGGTCATCAACCCCGGGTAGATTTCAGCTATGCCACACCTATCCTCAGGCGCGCTACGGTTCAGGCTCATCGCGCTTCTGTCATTTTGCTTCGCTGGATTCATCGATGACACTGAGGCGGCCCCGTACCTTGCGCCATCGACGCGGCGCATGGCAGAGCGCCTGGAACGCCTCGCTCAGGAAGCGGACCCGCTTCAGAATCCTTTCCTGAATCGCCGCGCGGCTGAGATCTTTGGCAAGCAACTGAAGGACGCGCTCGCGGAGCCTCTCACGCGCGAGAACATCCCGAAAATCGTCGGCCTCCGCTACAAATTCGCTCACGAACTGCTTCACGCCGGCGAAAGCGAGCAAGCCGTCGCCCAGTTCTCCCAGTTGCTCGGCTTCATCAAAACCAATCGCATCGAGCTCAGCGATGACAAGGTCGAGTTGGTGCGAATGAACGCGGCGTTGTCGCATCTTCGCCTGGGCGAACAGGAGAATTGTCTGGCGAATCACACGATTGATTCCTGTCTGATGCCGATTCAGCCGGGCGGTTTTCACAAGATTCCGCGCGGCTCCCGGGGCGCCCTCCCGTATTTGCTGGAACAATTGGAAAAGAACCCCGCCGACTTGCGCACCGGATGGCTTCTCAACCTCGCCTACATGACGCTCGGCGAATACCCGGACAAAGTGCCGTCCAAGTTCCTGATCCCGCCCAGGGTTTTCAACTCCGAGCACGACATCAAACGCTTCCCGGACATTGCGCGTGGACTGGGCGTGGACCTCAACGACCTGGCCGGCAGCGTCGTCATGGACGATTTCGATAACGACGGCTTTCTCGACTTGCTGATTTCGGGAATGGGACTGCGCGAGCAACTGCGGCTGTTCCGGAACCAAGGAGACGGCACATTCGCCGAGCGCACTGAAGACGCCGGGCTGGTCGGCGAGCTGGGCGGTTTGAATATGATCCAGGCGGATTACAACAATGACGGTTTCCTCGATGTGCTGGTGCTGCGCGGCGCGTGGTTTGAGAAACAAGGCCACCATCCGAACTCGCTTCTCCGGAACAACGGGAACGGAACGTTCGACGACGTGACCGAAGAAGCCGGCCTTCTGAGTTTTCGCCCCACGCAAACCGGCACCTGGCTCGACTTCAATAACGACGGCTGGATCGATCTGTTCATCGGCAACGAAACCGTGCCGGGCGACACCAACCGCTGCGAACTCTTTCGCAACAACGCCAACGGCACCTTTACAGAAATCTCAGCGGACGTTGGAATCGGCGCGCTTGGCCTGATCAAGTCGGTGCACAGCGGCGATTACAACAACGACGGATGGCCGGATATCTACGTCTCCTGCCGCGGCCAGCCGAATTCTCTTTACCGCAACGATGGACCGCAAAGCCCGGACAAGTCAGCCAAAGGCGCCTGGAAGTTCACGAATGTGTCAAAGGAACTCGGCGTGTTCGCGCCCGTCTTTAGCTTTCCTTCTTTCTTTTTTGATTACGACAATGATGGATGGCTCGATCTGTTTTCCTGCGGGTACGGCGTCAAGAACGTCGGGAGTGTCGCCGCGGATTACCTCGGCTTGCCGCACGGTGCGGAACGGGCCCGGCTTTATCGCAACAATCGTGACGGCACCTTCACGGATGTGACGAAATCCAGCGGGCTTTATCGCGTGCTCCTGGCGATGGCGGCCAACTTTGGTGACCTCGACAACGACGGGTTTCTGGACATCTATCTTGGGACGGGCGCTCCGGACCTCAACATGCTTGTTCCGAATCGCATGCTGCGCAATGCCGGCGGAAGCCGTTTTCAAGATGTGACGACGTCGGGCGGATTCGGGCATCTCCAAAAAGGCCACGGCATCGCGTTCGGCGATCTCGATCACGACGGCGACCAGGACATCTACGCGTCCATCGGCGGCGCTTACGAAGGGGACACTTACTACAACGCCCTCTTTGAGAATCCAGGCCACGGCAACCATTGGCTGAAGTTGAAGCTGGTTGGCGTGAAATCGAATCGCACGGCCATCGGCGCGCGCATCCAAGTGAACGCGGTGTCGGCGGAAGGGACGCGCGCGATCCACAAGACGGTCAACTCCGGCGCCACGTTCGGAGCGTCGCCGCTGCGCCAGGAAATTGGATTGGGAACAGCCGCGGCCATCGAGAGCGTCGAAATCTGGTGGCCGGCCTCCGGCATTCGGCAGAAGCTGACCGGGATCGAAAAGAACCAGTGTTATCTGGTTCGCGAAGGAGACGCCAAAGCGACGCCCGTGCCGCTCAAGACCTTCAAGTTCAAGTCAAGCGCCCACGCGCACGGGCATTGAAAGCTCGAAGTTCCGTGTCGCGACGGTTGCAGAGTTGCCTGGCAACGTCGCGCGCCAGATTCAGTCCGCCGCTTGCATCTTCCCGTCCGCGCTTACTGAGATTTCGCGCGCGCCGGCGGGCACATCCAAGACCGTGATTCTTTCGCCCGGCCAGCGCACCCAAAGTTTTGCGAGCTCCGCGGCTTGGCCGAGCACAGCCACCGCGCTATCCTGCGACCAATAGCCCGAACCGGAATGAATCTCGCGGATGGGTCCGCTGCGCCCGCCGGCATCGATCAGGCGGATGGCGGCGCCCATGCCGTGAGGATTGCCCGGCGGACCTTTCAAGCGCACGCGCAATCCGGGCTTTGCGCCCACATTATGAAATAGCTTCGTCGCCGCGCCATTTTGTCCGACGGCCAGATCGACCCGGCCATCGCCGTCGTAATCTGCCACGGCGGCGCCACGGCCCTCGCCGTAAACGAACACCCCGCTTTGCAGCCCGGAGCGCACAGCGAACCCACCACGACCGTCACCTACCAACAGGACTCCGCGGCCCGCGTCGAGCCGTGAAGCCGTGGGTTGGACCGGAAAAAAATTTTGAGCCAGAAAGACGTCTTCGTTCCCATCACCATCGAAATCAGCCGCCGTCACTCCAAAGGCCGGTGCGAATTGCGCTTCCGGCGGAAGCAAAACCAGATCGAAATGATCGCCGCGATTCAAGAAAACCGTGGACGCCAGCCAGGCAGCGCGCAAAGGCGCGAGCTTCTTGAAGGCTTCGCCCAGAATTTCCGGGACGGCGGCGGTGTTGTAGGTGGCGAAGGTCTGGAATCGCTCCCGCAGAACCGGCATGGCTTGAACCACGGAGTTGAGGCTTCGGGTCGGCACGATTCGATTTGCCCCCGAGTCAAACCACGCTTCCAGCAAATCGAGCATTCCATTTCCGAAGAAATCTCCGTAGTAGATCAGCGCTCCACTGGAATTCGCCGGTTTCGTTCCCGTCCGGAAAAAACCCAAGGCAAGGGCTTCGCTTGCTTGCTGGGCCGATTGATATGGGCTGTTCAATCCCCAGTTCGACGCGATCAAATCCAACTGGCCATCGCCGTCGAAGTCGCCGGCACTGACGCCGGACCAGAAACCGGTGAGGTCGCGTAGCGTGAAGCGTGAAGCGTGAAGCGTCGAAGAAGCGGGCCGAGCCGTAACGGGCCATTCCCAGGGCTTAAAGGTCCTGCCTTCATTTCGGAAAATCCGCAGCGGTCCCCATTCGCAAGCCAGGACCAAATCCGTCGCGCCGTCGCCATTCAGGTCCGTGAAGACCGCGCCGCTGACCAGACCAACTCGCGAGAAAACGCGCGAGCGTTCCGGATCCAACTGGAGTCGCCCACCGGAGTTGCGCAGCAGGAACGAACTGGCGGATTCGGGCCAGCGCCCCGGAATACTCCTGCCGCCGACGAACAAATCCAAATCGCCGTCGTTGTCCACATCCGCCATCGCGAGCGGGCCGGCGCTGCTTGATTGACCTGGAAATGCATCCTGCGCGGCATTCGCTGCCAGGTCAAACTGTCGGACCATGGCGCCGTTCGTGAGTCCGTCTTCGTAGTTGGCCGCGCCCGCGAGCAAGACCACTTGTCCAGGAGCCTTGGCCCAGCCGAGGACGCCGCTTTGGTCGCGAGTCACCTGCTGGTTCACCGGAGCGCTCATGAGCCGCTGGAATCCTCCCTTGCCGTCGTTCACAAAAACCGCCATCGATCCGCCTCTGCCGCTGCTAATAATCAGATCATCGCGGTCATCCCCGTTCACATCGAACCAGGACACACCCGGCCCGAGCTGGCTGAGTTTCCAGGGCAGCAAAAGCTGGCGCGCGAAGTCGTCGAACGGCTCGTCCCTGTGGGCGTGGTCGAGCAAGTGGCTGGCATCCTCGAAGAGCGCCTTCATTCGTAGGGCAGGCTTTCCAGCCTGCCGGTTCGCCGGGCTTTCCAGCCCGGTGTCACTGGTTTTCGCGACTGGAAAGTCGCGAGAACCCGCAGGCTGGAAAGCCTGCGCTACGGAGGCCGCCGCCTCATCGATCTCATACGCATGATTCGCCTGCGCGCGCTCAACCACACTCCGTCTCCCGCTTCGCCAGAGTACTTCGATCGTCAACTCATTTGTCCTGCTTCTCACTGCGAACACGCGCGTCGCGTCGTCGCAGGACAAATAACGGCCGCCGCCGCTCATCTCTTGCGCTTGCTCGACCGGTCCGCCGAGGAGGCGAATGCGGGCGCCGACGCCGCGCGTGTTGGGCTGCGTTCCTTTCAACCGAACCGTGATTCGCGGCGCGGCCGCTTCGTTCCGATAGAGTCCCGCCGCCGCGTTCAGATTGTTCACCACCACGTCGAGGTCGCCGTCATGGTCGAGGTCCGCGAGCGCCATGCCGTGGGCGACCCCCATTTGATCGAAGCCCCAGAGCTTTTCCGCCCGCTCGAATGTCAAGTTGCCGCGATTGCGGAAAGCCACTTTGGCCTGCTGCATTCTGGGAAACATAAGAAGCTTTTGCGGGATCAGGTCGCGGCGCCAGGGACCTTTGGCTTGAATGCGCGCTTCGGCGTCGAGGTCCTGGGTGTCGAACATGTGTCCCGTCGAGCACAGAATGTCCTCATAACCGTCCAGATCCACGTCCATGAGTATCGTGGACCACGTCCAATCGGAGGCTTCCAGGCCCGCGTAGGTGGCGATCTCGGCGAACGTGCCGTCGCCGCGGTTCAATTGCAGGGTGTTCCGGTCAACCTGGGGCCGGTCGTCGAAAAGGCCTACGCGCGAATGATACGGCGCGGACTCGGCGAATTGCATGAGCTGCCGCGCGTGGTTCAGACTGAGCATGTCCGCCACGAAAATGTCGTCCAGACCGTCCCGGTTCAGGTCGCCGAAATCAACCGACATGGAAAACGTCGAAGTTTTTCTCAGCGCGAGTCGGGGAAGCGCGCGGAAATGGCCCTGGCCGTCATTGATCCAAACCTTGTCGGTGGATTGAAAATCATTGCAGATATAAAGGTCAGGTGCGCCATCGCGGTTGAGATCGCGAAACATCGCCGTCAATCCCCAATCAAACGGCGGCCTGGCGAGCGGCTTGCCGTCCTCGTCCAGAAAAGTCCCGTCCGTCCAGGACAGCGGAGTGAATCGGCCGTGTCCGTCATTCCGGTAAAGGATGTCCGGTTCGCCGTGTTCAAGCACGCGGCCTTCCGGCGTGTACTCCAGATGATCGCGGTCCTCCGGCCGGATCATGCGCCGGCCTCCGATATTGAGCACGGCGAAGCCCGTGGTCCGAATCGTGGTGGTCCGATAATTCGTCACGTAGAGATCAAGGTCGCCGTCGCCGTCGATGTCGGCCAGGGCCAGCGAAGTCGGTCCGAACTTGCGCAACAGCCCTGAATCGGTCGCTTCGGCAAATCTCCCTTTCCCGTCGTTGACGAAGAGCCGTGTGCCGGCGCCGATTCCATTTACCAGCAAATCCAGGTCGCCGTCGCCATCGAGGTCTGCCAGAGCCGCGCCAGTGGAGTATTGATCATCGCACGTCACGCCAGCGGCAGAAGTGAGTTCCTCGAATTTCCAGTTTCCCAGATTCCGATACAGCGCGTTCGCCCCTTCGAGACGGCAAAGGTAGATATCACAAAGGCCGTCGCCATCGATGTCGCCCAGCGCCACGCCGGACCCGTTGAGGCGAATCTGGTTTTCGGCCGCCTTAGCGTCGGTGAGCACGTTCGTGAACGTGACGCCGGTCTCAACCGAGTTAACCAAAACAAAACCGCTCCTGGCGGACGGCGATACCGACAATGGGTTCGAACGAGAACTCTCCTGCGCGCCCAAGACCAACGAGGAGGCGGTGAGAAATCCTGCAACCCAGGTCAACGGTTGGGCGAGCCGGTTCCCAGCGAGCCGAGTCGGACGTATTCCAGGCCCATCGAGCGGCTCGCCGGGCCGGACTCGCCCTACCGGGCGCATGTGGCGACAGCATGGTAATCCGACCATGAAAGCTTCCCATGAGCACGATGGTAGGGCTGCGCTGCCGCGCAGCCGCTTTTCAATCGATGCGGCGGCGCAGCAGCACCGCACTACCATCGACGCGTTCACGACCAACGGAGATCGATTCATGGTCTGCGCACAAACTCGGTTCAAACAATCCATCACATCCGAGCAGGTTGTCACGTGCGCCGAGCTTTGCCACACCGGATCAAATTGCAAATCGAAACATCGATGGGCGGGAGTTCATTAGCGCGAAGCAGGGGACTCCTGGCCGGTCTCCCTCAAATCAGGCAGGGCGAGGACTTCCTGCCGAGCCTTTCCTCAATGGCATTGGCTCGGAGGAGTCTCGCCCCACCGTCATTAACTGGGGATTACTTTAGCTCTGTTTCCTCCGTTTCCTCCTGCTATATTTTGTCCACTGGCGCAGTCATGAAAATCGCAGTGCTGCTATCAGGCGGTGTGGACAGTTCCGTGGCGCTTCAACTGGCGAAACGAGAGGGCTACCGGGACATCACCGCCTTTTACCTGAAAATCTGGTTGGAAGACGAACTGTCCTACCTGGGGAGTTGCCCGTGGGAGGACGATCTGAAGTTCGCCCGCGCCGTCTGCGATCAAGCCCAGGTGCCGCTCGAAGTCGTCCCGTTCCAAAGCGAGTATCAAGAACGGATCGTCTCGCACGTGGTGAAGGAACTTCGCGCCGGGCGCACGCCCAGCCCGGACATCTTGTGCAACCAGCAAATCAAGTTCGGCCTGTTCTTCGACCGCATCGATCCGAGTTTCGACAA encodes:
- the nagB gene encoding glucosamine-6-phosphate deaminase, with the protein product MEVIIRPDADAAAELVARLIAKELGANPHLVLGLATGRTMESVYSKLVRIHRETKLDFSLCSTFNLDEYVGLAPDDPHSYRHYMNERLFRLVNVDPRNTHLPNGQAPDLDAECRNYEAAIAKFGRIDLQLLGIGQAGHIGFNEPLSALRSRTRVKALTPATIEQNAAFFGSEDQVPRRAITMGVGTILDARRCVLLATGSDKAYIVAKAVEGSITAMISATALQLHPRCTVVVDEAAAGQLQGAEYYRWIFDNEPEWSEFR
- a CDS encoding Uma2 family endonuclease, with the protein product MVRPVRLAPPHRFTREDYHAIAEAGILGEDDRVELIAGEITTQMPIGTVHAGTVKRLNQLFTHLARGRCIVSVQDPVALDPFSEPQPDLALLRPRPDFCANAHPEPGDVLLIVEVADTTLAFDREEKIPLYAAVGIPEVWLVDLSDKSVHVFRLPVQGAYTEMTRHRAGASIAIQGLPDASLAVSDLAL
- a CDS encoding DegT/DnrJ/EryC1/StrS family aminotransferase, which encodes MKVEFYGHVRQYRNIQKEIDGNIQKVLLSGQYVMGPMLKQFESELAAYHGMKHAIGVGNGTDAIWLVLMALGIGPGDEVITHPNTFFATAEAIWIAGATAVFVDCDPKTKCIDPTKIEAAITPKTKAIVPVHLYGQCADMPAIKKIADKHKLHLIEDNAQAIGASGPGFKIGHLSDAAATSFIIQKNLGCFGDGGAVVTNNSQIDERVRKLRNHGSNARNVHSFGFNSRLDDLQAGVLSAKLKCIDSWNDLRRQWSARYTAGLKGCRHFDLPVELPGYRHIYHLYIIETKKPEQRDPLLKFLNDAGIDAKTHYSIAIHQQAGYPWGKGARIAGSVANAERNAASCISLPMYPELTAEEVDCVVAKVKEWDKAQG
- a CDS encoding DUF433 domain-containing protein, with the protein product MKASELPAVDPNILGGTPVFKGTRVPVKTLFEYLGNNYSFRGHQPRVDFSYATPILRRATVQAHRASVILLRWIHR
- a CDS encoding LemA family protein; the encoded protein is MLIVLGILLGLALLVVLWLVGIYNGLVRLRQAVKNAWAQIDVQLKRRHDLIPNLVNTVKGYAAHEKDTFERVVNARAKATSATLPADKIKAEGELTAALGKLLMVAEAYPELKANTNFLQLQGELTSTEDRIALSRQTYNDAVTRYNTDIQVFPNVVVAGMMGFKEEPLFETPAEQREAPQVQF
- a CDS encoding CRTAC1 family protein, producing the protein MPHLSSGALRFRLIALLSFCFAGFIDDTEAAPYLAPSTRRMAERLERLAQEADPLQNPFLNRRAAEIFGKQLKDALAEPLTRENIPKIVGLRYKFAHELLHAGESEQAVAQFSQLLGFIKTNRIELSDDKVELVRMNAALSHLRLGEQENCLANHTIDSCLMPIQPGGFHKIPRGSRGALPYLLEQLEKNPADLRTGWLLNLAYMTLGEYPDKVPSKFLIPPRVFNSEHDIKRFPDIARGLGVDLNDLAGSVVMDDFDNDGFLDLLISGMGLREQLRLFRNQGDGTFAERTEDAGLVGELGGLNMIQADYNNDGFLDVLVLRGAWFEKQGHHPNSLLRNNGNGTFDDVTEEAGLLSFRPTQTGTWLDFNNDGWIDLFIGNETVPGDTNRCELFRNNANGTFTEISADVGIGALGLIKSVHSGDYNNDGWPDIYVSCRGQPNSLYRNDGPQSPDKSAKGAWKFTNVSKELGVFAPVFSFPSFFFDYDNDGWLDLFSCGYGVKNVGSVAADYLGLPHGAERARLYRNNRDGTFTDVTKSSGLYRVLLAMAANFGDLDNDGFLDIYLGTGAPDLNMLVPNRMLRNAGGSRFQDVTTSGGFGHLQKGHGIAFGDLDHDGDQDIYASIGGAYEGDTYYNALFENPGHGNHWLKLKLVGVKSNRTAIGARIQVNAVSAEGTRAIHKTVNSGATFGASPLRQEIGLGTAAAIESVEIWWPASGIRQKLTGIEKNQCYLVREGDAKATPVPLKTFKFKSSAHAHGH
- a CDS encoding Gfo/Idh/MocA family oxidoreductase; this translates as MNKYTVLVAGVGKRGLHHATYFKANPRFELAGISSRDSARLQGALGKLGNVPGSGDARALALSLKPDVFCFCTPPSVRLDLIKLGIECGARLIAFEKPVALTSAELFAIRDLVRKAGVKAVVSHQHRYGVHYRKVKEIAASGALGRVHTVYGTATGWMTHMLSHLIDYTCWFNNDTPGAWVMSQAAGRHKFTDNHPSPDYLGGFVQFANGVRGIYEVGAGAPDQPEVAKWWGKNRLGAQGTEGFAEVLTNGGWRAVTQRGGHQSGEGAMNYDLDMPPYIQEMADWLDDEKKVHPCNFEHACLGAEIMLALQRSAAEGGQVALPLTTGMDEQALLKAKLADCPVLASCEQNRKEFGLI
- a CDS encoding LemA domain-containing protein, with the protein product MSDFAPFIPWIGLVLGALCIFGSLRSGKRKRLVDDTPTSKTTGVFIGLVELKGTAETGQPLMSFLAERKCAHYSWSVEEHWRRTVTETYTDKDGRTRTRTRVETGWTTVANGGETIPFYLKDDLGAILVRPDGAEIEAQQIFARTCGAGDPLYYAKGPPGAIMNSTFTRRFTETAIPLHAPLYVMGQSRERKDVVAPEIAHDKAAPMFLISVCTEEQVSRGFAWAYWLWGFFGMALAIAGFVIRDAESGFDPGARLLGYVLIGSGFILAWMLGWAWMVFNSLVGLRQRVRQAWATLDVQLKRRHDLIPNLVETVKGLRDHESNLQTELAELRSQAAATPPGAAGPDFHGLAKVTIGIAERYPELRAQESFLELQRELVNTEQRIALARGYFNEIATFYNMRLEIIPDRFIAPIARLQPQTLLAATDFERAPVEVQFAE